Proteins encoded in a region of the Enterococcus gilvus ATCC BAA-350 genome:
- a CDS encoding trans-sulfuration enzyme family protein, translated as MSKIDLKQVGFGTLAIHAGQEPDPVYGSLATPIYQTSTFCFETVETGTQIFDGALPGYAYSRGGNPTNAVLENKLAALEGGEACVATASGMGAIGSVFVGLLQAGDHVISGECIYGCSSLVLKNTLTKFGVKTTFLDTSDLAAVEAAIQENTKMIYFETPTNPTLELTDIKAISALAHQHEIKVVVDNTFAPPPIQYPLQLGADIVVHSGTKYINGHGDVISGFVIGSEADITPIRKDAATKLCGSTPSPFNSFLVIRGMQTLELRMARHCENGLAVAEYLEENPFVEKVYYPGLENHPHYELAKAQMNNQFSGIMAFELKEDIDGMDSYTACKKVVNQLKLASIAVSLGDPETLVQHPASMTHGNMPKEDREAAGIKDNLIRLSCGLENKEDIIADFEQAFSILKS; from the coding sequence ATGAGTAAGATTGATTTGAAGCAGGTTGGATTTGGGACGTTAGCAATTCATGCTGGGCAAGAACCAGACCCAGTCTACGGTTCATTGGCTACACCGATTTATCAAACATCGACGTTTTGTTTTGAGACAGTAGAGACCGGAACGCAAATTTTCGATGGGGCGCTTCCGGGCTATGCTTATTCCCGTGGAGGAAATCCAACAAACGCAGTGTTGGAGAATAAGCTTGCGGCATTAGAGGGGGGCGAGGCCTGTGTGGCGACAGCTTCAGGTATGGGAGCGATCGGCTCAGTTTTCGTCGGGCTTTTACAAGCTGGCGATCATGTCATCAGCGGGGAATGTATTTACGGTTGTTCCTCCCTCGTATTGAAAAATACACTGACGAAATTTGGAGTAAAGACCACTTTTTTGGATACAAGTGACTTAGCTGCGGTAGAAGCCGCTATTCAAGAGAATACAAAAATGATCTACTTTGAAACACCGACCAATCCGACGCTTGAATTGACGGACATCAAGGCGATTTCAGCGTTGGCCCATCAGCATGAGATCAAGGTGGTTGTAGACAATACCTTTGCACCGCCACCGATTCAATACCCTTTACAGTTGGGGGCAGATATCGTCGTGCATAGCGGAACAAAATATATCAATGGGCATGGCGATGTCATCTCGGGTTTTGTGATCGGAAGTGAAGCGGACATCACTCCGATTCGAAAAGATGCTGCAACGAAGCTTTGCGGATCGACCCCAAGTCCATTCAATTCCTTCCTAGTCATTCGCGGGATGCAGACACTGGAATTGCGGATGGCTCGTCATTGCGAGAATGGGTTGGCAGTAGCTGAATATCTTGAAGAAAATCCTTTTGTTGAAAAGGTTTATTATCCTGGGCTGGAAAATCACCCCCACTATGAGCTGGCTAAGGCACAAATGAATAACCAGTTCAGCGGCATCATGGCATTTGAATTGAAGGAAGACATTGACGGCATGGACAGCTATACCGCGTGTAAAAAAGTGGTAAACCAGTTGAAGCTGGCCTCTATCGCGGTTAGTCTCGGCGATCCGGAAACCTTAGTCCAGCATCCTGCCAGCATGACTCACGGCAATATGCCGAAAGAGGATCGAGAAGCTGCCGGAATCAAAGATAATTTGATTCGTTTGTCTTGTGGGCTGGAAAATAAAGAAGACATTATCGCTGATTTTGAACAAGCTTTTTCAATTCTGAAATCATAG
- a CDS encoding effector binding domain-containing protein, with protein sequence MLKLVERDDLTIHGWITTLHSMDSPDELIEMSKQKMRAKEEYASKIEGDLYAVNAVINGDQCYLIGNSDTEKTRPSEFELPAGTYAGFDLTYTDQGELDRLIGHSYAEVMQSDAYQVAGNFNLEEYSGVGKVSFYVPVQKKEK encoded by the coding sequence ATGTTGAAGCTAGTTGAAAGAGACGATCTGACGATTCACGGGTGGATCACAACGCTGCACTCGATGGATTCGCCGGATGAATTGATAGAAATGAGCAAACAGAAGATGCGGGCAAAAGAGGAATACGCGTCAAAAATCGAAGGGGACCTGTACGCAGTGAATGCTGTGATCAATGGGGACCAATGCTATTTGATCGGAAATAGTGATACTGAAAAGACGCGTCCTTCAGAATTCGAGCTGCCGGCTGGGACCTATGCCGGTTTTGACTTGACCTACACCGATCAAGGAGAGCTGGATCGACTGATTGGTCATAGTTACGCGGAAGTCATGCAAAGCGACGCATATCAAGTCGCCGGAAACTTTAATCTGGAAGAATATTCAGGCGTGGGGAAAGTCTCCTTTTACGTCCCTGTCCAAAAGAAAGAAAAATAA
- a CDS encoding LytTR family DNA-binding domain-containing protein, with the protein MNIHFTWVKEKAVNEIDIFAHPENKQQLLQLEKQLQQEKALIAIDPKNNRSVKLPMSQVVAFETMGHLVQVTLCDQRTYLLQKRLKELSGLESLNFYRINNSQILNLTTVQAFQLGEHARLEVHTKTNAVYVVSRHYAKKIKERLSCTNN; encoded by the coding sequence GTGAACATCCACTTCACTTGGGTAAAAGAAAAAGCCGTAAATGAAATAGATATCTTCGCACATCCAGAAAACAAACAACAATTGCTTCAACTTGAAAAACAACTCCAGCAGGAAAAGGCGCTCATCGCCATCGATCCAAAAAACAATCGTTCCGTCAAACTGCCCATGAGTCAAGTCGTTGCCTTTGAAACGATGGGACACCTTGTACAGGTAACGTTGTGTGATCAGCGTACGTATCTTTTACAAAAACGACTCAAGGAATTGAGCGGACTCGAAAGTCTGAATTTTTACCGTATCAATAATTCGCAGATTTTAAACTTAACGACCGTTCAAGCGTTTCAACTAGGCGAGCACGCGCGCTTAGAGGTCCACACGAAAACAAATGCCGTGTATGTCGTCAGCCGCCACTATGCCAAAAAAATTAAGGAGAGACTCTCATGTACAAACAATTAA
- a CDS encoding DsrE/DsrF/TusD sulfur relay family protein — protein MNVAIILETKEHEKAWNAFRFGVAALNKGHHVKFFLMGEAVEVESIEDEAYDVPAQMKKLTEQGGELLACGTCLNSRQLEEQTSCPISTMVDCVEMVEWADKVVTF, from the coding sequence ATGAACGTAGCGATCATTTTGGAGACAAAGGAACATGAGAAAGCGTGGAACGCGTTTCGGTTTGGAGTAGCCGCCTTAAACAAAGGGCATCACGTGAAATTTTTCTTGATGGGGGAAGCGGTAGAAGTCGAAAGTATCGAGGATGAGGCGTACGATGTGCCTGCGCAAATGAAGAAGCTGACGGAGCAAGGGGGCGAATTGCTGGCCTGCGGGACGTGTTTAAACTCTCGGCAGTTAGAAGAACAAACGTCTTGTCCGATCTCAACAATGGTCGATTGTGTCGAAATGGTGGAATGGGCAGACAAAGTCGTCACGTTTTAA
- the lepB gene encoding signal peptidase I, with protein sequence MANTHYGHAEDSPNDRRNKLLTVVVLVLLSVTLLLVVRGQVQKHYSVHTISGTSMTPTLTEKDQVLVKKKTLIQRYDIVAFSVRNEEGMFVKRVIGLPGDKIFIRNERMVLDLGEQGDFETTYTYQLSPTVAEEFQTLNTIPEEVYFVIGDHVDVSKDSRTFGFVHRKAIEGTVQFRFPAIHLARPNNE encoded by the coding sequence GTGGCAAATACGCACTATGGACACGCAGAAGATTCGCCAAATGACAGGAGAAACAAGCTTTTGACGGTGGTGGTCCTAGTTCTCCTGTCTGTAACGCTGCTGCTTGTAGTGAGAGGACAAGTGCAAAAGCATTACAGCGTCCACACGATCTCAGGAACGTCCATGACACCGACATTGACTGAAAAGGATCAGGTTCTCGTAAAAAAGAAGACGCTGATCCAGCGCTACGACATCGTTGCATTTTCTGTCCGAAATGAAGAGGGCATGTTTGTCAAACGCGTGATTGGGCTGCCTGGCGACAAGATCTTTATACGAAATGAACGAATGGTGTTGGACCTGGGAGAGCAGGGAGATTTTGAAACGACCTACACGTATCAGCTTTCACCAACGGTGGCGGAGGAATTTCAAACACTCAACACCATTCCAGAAGAGGTCTATTTTGTGATCGGTGATCATGTGGATGTTTCTAAAGACAGTCGGACTTTTGGATTTGTCCATCGAAAAGCCATCGAAGGGACCGTCCAATTTCGCTTTCCAGCGATCCATCTTGCTCGTCCGAATAACGAATAG
- a CDS encoding glucosaminidase domain-containing protein encodes MKKIVMVICGAAVVCWGVASLRSGALKADELLQESAIVETTVPESSVAAPVEAPAPAVPAPEPPSEAPAPEPAPAPENPAPEPPAAESAAVPEVPVEQPAEETVPPKEPAEEATPESSTVEQPSSESTSKESSSVGSSASESSTSTTTSQPQTSTTSSTTPSTEQPSTSSAGTGTPSTSSSTSGGWSSGTGTPPSSTTPSASQEDPQPSPPTPSDVPPQQVQAPPAPSEPNVQTSPAITQETPDAFSETSTLQLPSDLKTSEVAQSDLKGYELPLLSSIENKAQAALIYDGIKKLGKEQTAEFTAEQLAATLYQDLFAIETAGTPVKMKDEISAGSLLYQKKKDQLKVVGVSIGKEYYLTVEDVDVEASAEPTETAKSNAENKEKEKKTDKKEKQRQVVLQPMSMEDELFVQPLPDVTLTEYGQTILKEYPASHNFTENEGAKTFISKVAEDARKLGQEYDVFASVMIAQALLESSSGTSGLSLPPNHNLFGIKGTYQGQAVSMATQEDRGNGALYSINSAFRKYPNYAASLGDYVQLLRGGISGNDGYYQKTWRSTAKNYLRSTQALTGTYATDTSYNRKLNSIIAVYHLTQYDRPKVDQSSGVFIKGKAEIPAEYRSLMRYPDYNGVNYNTSGSYPVGQCTWYAFNRVKQLGKSVDDFMGNGGEWGAKGKALGYEVSREPKAGWLISFTPGTAGSDPRYGHVAFVEAVKPEGILISEGNVYGGTVISYRVIDANLAKSDLVTYIKAK; translated from the coding sequence ATGAAAAAGATTGTTATGGTCATTTGCGGGGCAGCAGTAGTTTGTTGGGGAGTTGCCAGCCTGCGCAGCGGAGCATTGAAAGCAGACGAACTGCTTCAAGAATCCGCCATTGTTGAGACGACTGTGCCAGAAAGTTCGGTCGCTGCACCTGTGGAAGCGCCAGCGCCAGCCGTTCCAGCACCGGAGCCGCCATCAGAAGCGCCGGCACCAGAACCTGCGCCAGCGCCGGAAAATCCTGCACCAGAGCCCCCCGCAGCGGAGTCTGCTGCGGTGCCAGAAGTGCCGGTCGAGCAGCCGGCGGAAGAGACGGTGCCGCCGAAGGAACCTGCGGAGGAGGCAACACCGGAAAGCAGCACGGTCGAACAACCATCAAGTGAAAGTACGAGTAAAGAAAGTTCAAGTGTTGGCAGCTCGGCAAGCGAGAGCAGTACCAGCACTACGACCAGCCAACCTCAAACATCGACTACGAGCAGCACAACGCCGTCGACAGAACAACCCTCGACGTCAAGTGCCGGTACGGGGACGCCGAGTACGAGCAGTAGCACAAGCGGCGGTTGGTCAAGTGGTACGGGAACGCCCCCGTCTTCTACGACGCCAAGCGCTAGTCAGGAAGATCCGCAACCTAGTCCGCCAACACCTAGTGATGTACCGCCGCAGCAGGTGCAAGCACCGCCTGCACCAAGCGAGCCGAATGTTCAGACGAGCCCGGCGATCACTCAAGAGACACCTGACGCATTCTCGGAGACTAGCACTTTGCAGCTGCCGAGTGATCTGAAGACGTCGGAAGTGGCACAGTCAGATCTGAAGGGCTATGAATTGCCGCTGCTTTCGAGCATTGAGAATAAAGCGCAAGCAGCCTTGATCTACGACGGGATCAAAAAGCTAGGGAAAGAGCAGACCGCAGAATTCACTGCTGAACAATTGGCGGCTACTCTCTACCAAGACCTTTTCGCGATCGAGACCGCAGGAACACCTGTGAAGATGAAGGATGAGATCAGCGCCGGCAGTCTGCTCTATCAAAAGAAAAAAGACCAGCTAAAAGTAGTGGGCGTGTCTATCGGCAAAGAGTATTACTTGACTGTCGAAGATGTCGACGTGGAGGCCTCTGCCGAACCAACGGAAACAGCGAAATCGAACGCAGAGAATAAGGAAAAAGAAAAGAAAACCGATAAAAAAGAAAAGCAGCGGCAGGTCGTTCTTCAGCCGATGTCGATGGAAGACGAGCTATTCGTTCAGCCTTTGCCAGACGTGACGCTGACAGAATATGGTCAGACGATCTTGAAAGAGTATCCGGCGTCCCACAATTTTACTGAAAATGAAGGGGCGAAGACCTTTATTTCAAAGGTCGCAGAAGACGCTCGCAAGCTGGGACAGGAATACGATGTTTTTGCGTCCGTGATGATCGCGCAAGCCTTGTTAGAGAGCAGTTCGGGGACTAGCGGACTGTCCTTGCCGCCGAATCACAATCTCTTTGGGATCAAAGGTACCTACCAAGGACAAGCCGTTTCGATGGCGACGCAAGAAGACCGCGGAAATGGCGCGCTCTATTCGATCAATTCGGCGTTCCGAAAATACCCGAATTATGCAGCCTCATTAGGGGATTATGTGCAGTTGCTGCGGGGCGGGATCTCTGGAAATGACGGCTATTACCAAAAGACCTGGCGCTCTACGGCAAAGAATTATTTGCGGTCGACCCAAGCCTTGACGGGCACCTACGCTACCGATACTTCTTATAATAGAAAGCTGAATTCGATCATTGCTGTGTACCATTTGACGCAATATGACCGTCCGAAGGTGGATCAATCCTCCGGCGTCTTCATTAAAGGAAAAGCAGAAATCCCAGCAGAATACCGTTCTCTGATGCGTTATCCAGATTATAATGGCGTAAATTACAACACGTCGGGCTCTTATCCAGTCGGCCAATGTACTTGGTATGCCTTTAATCGGGTGAAGCAGCTAGGCAAGAGCGTGGATGATTTCATGGGCAACGGCGGAGAATGGGGAGCAAAAGGAAAAGCTCTGGGGTATGAAGTCAGTCGCGAACCGAAAGCCGGCTGGTTGATCTCCTTTACACCAGGCACCGCAGGCTCAGACCCTCGTTACGGACACGTGGCGTTTGTTGAAGCAGTCAAGCCGGAGGGGATCTTGATCTCGGAAGGCAATGTTTATGGGGGAACAGTCATTTCTTATCGCGTCATTGATGCGAATTTAGCGAAATCAGATTTAGTTACGTATATCAAAGCAAAATAA
- a CDS encoding MarR family winged helix-turn-helix transcriptional regulator: protein MDSFVKMVNRISRLSALYREKEFKKIGLGEMHHAYILTVCGEPGISQEELACKIFINKSNVARQVAQLEQKGFILRQSCARDARKLRLFPTEKAVALAPKIRAILADWNQLLLDELSVEQQEAVLTGLQTIMEKAEAEMCKKEE from the coding sequence ATGGATTCTTTTGTAAAGATGGTCAATCGTATCTCACGGTTGTCCGCTCTTTATCGCGAAAAGGAGTTTAAAAAAATAGGCTTAGGCGAAATGCATCATGCTTATATTTTGACGGTCTGCGGAGAGCCGGGCATTTCTCAGGAGGAGCTGGCCTGCAAGATTTTTATCAACAAAAGCAACGTCGCCCGTCAAGTCGCTCAATTGGAACAAAAAGGATTCATCCTTCGACAAAGCTGCGCCCGTGACGCACGCAAGCTGCGGCTTTTCCCAACCGAAAAAGCCGTGGCGTTGGCACCTAAAATTCGGGCGATCTTAGCCGATTGGAACCAACTGTTGCTAGACGAACTCTCGGTAGAACAGCAAGAAGCCGTATTGACGGGATTGCAGACGATCATGGAGAAGGCCGAAGCAGAAATGTGCAAAAAGGAGGAATGA
- a CDS encoding ABC transporter ATP-binding protein, whose amino-acid sequence MNLILNYLKPYRTRVTLGVIIKFLGTMMELVLPWNLAYILDHVIPEKEPKKILFWGGVMLAASAFALWANILANRMVSRVAKDTTEHLRGDLFQKITYLDTTQVEEVGVSSLVSRVTSDTYNIHLTLGVMMRMGIRAPILLVGGILITTTLDPILTLVLVAVMPIIFVMVTHISKKGVPLFGKLQKQVDQLVLSVRENVTGSRVIKALSKEAYERQRFETINQSLVTAETTANVTLAASPALLDLFLNLGLTLVIVVSAYRVNAGLTQPGVIVAFLTYFTIILNAMLSITRIFVLYSRGLASANRIKEVLRKKPTIVPGTLEQRNAADTTLVFEEVTFAYPDGGPAIEKISFQVNPGETLGIMGATGSGKTTIASLILRLYDRTSGQILLDGQEIKHYSLDALHQKIGAVLQKDVLFADTIRENILFGRSFSEEELQQAIDDAQAREFIDKLPDGLDHHLEAKGQNLSGGQKQRVLLARALIGQPDLLILDDSSSALDYHTDANLRKALRTHFVSTTKILIAQRVSSIQHADKILLLSKGKMIGYGTHEELLAENATYQEIYQGQTGGQAIED is encoded by the coding sequence ATGAACTTGATTTTGAACTATTTAAAACCCTATCGCACCCGTGTCACCTTGGGTGTGATCATTAAATTTCTAGGAACTATGATGGAATTGGTCCTGCCATGGAATCTGGCCTATATTTTAGACCATGTCATTCCAGAAAAAGAGCCGAAGAAGATCCTTTTTTGGGGCGGTGTCATGTTGGCAGCCTCTGCCTTCGCTTTATGGGCGAACATCCTCGCCAATCGCATGGTCTCACGGGTCGCAAAGGATACGACCGAACATCTTCGCGGCGATCTTTTTCAAAAAATCACCTACTTAGATACGACACAAGTCGAAGAAGTCGGGGTCTCCTCATTAGTTTCACGTGTAACATCTGACACTTATAATATTCATTTGACCCTCGGTGTCATGATGCGGATGGGGATTCGTGCACCGATTTTGTTAGTCGGCGGTATCTTGATCACTACCACGCTAGACCCGATCTTAACGCTAGTATTGGTCGCTGTGATGCCCATTATTTTTGTGATGGTGACACACATTTCTAAAAAAGGCGTGCCGCTTTTCGGCAAGCTGCAAAAACAGGTCGATCAGCTCGTTTTATCGGTGCGTGAAAATGTGACCGGGTCTCGTGTCATCAAGGCATTATCTAAAGAAGCGTATGAACGGCAGCGTTTTGAAACGATCAATCAATCGTTAGTGACGGCTGAAACAACGGCAAATGTCACGTTGGCCGCTTCCCCTGCCCTGCTGGATCTATTCTTGAACTTGGGCCTGACTCTCGTGATCGTCGTTAGTGCCTACCGAGTGAATGCTGGATTGACGCAACCGGGGGTCATCGTCGCCTTCTTGACCTACTTCACGATTATTTTGAATGCGATGCTGTCCATCACGCGGATCTTCGTTTTGTATTCTCGCGGACTCGCTTCTGCCAACCGTATCAAAGAAGTCTTGCGGAAGAAGCCCACCATCGTACCCGGTACCTTGGAACAGCGAAACGCCGCGGATACCACCTTGGTTTTTGAAGAGGTGACCTTTGCTTACCCAGATGGCGGCCCTGCGATCGAAAAAATCAGCTTCCAAGTCAATCCTGGGGAAACCTTAGGAATCATGGGTGCGACAGGCAGCGGAAAAACAACGATTGCCAGCCTGATCTTGCGTTTGTACGATCGAACGTCGGGACAGATCCTCTTGGATGGGCAAGAGATCAAGCATTATTCTCTGGATGCCCTCCATCAAAAAATCGGCGCAGTTTTGCAAAAGGATGTCCTCTTTGCGGATACGATCCGAGAAAACATTTTATTTGGTCGGTCTTTTTCAGAAGAAGAACTCCAGCAGGCGATCGATGATGCGCAGGCACGTGAATTTATTGATAAATTACCTGACGGACTGGATCACCATTTGGAAGCCAAAGGACAAAATCTCAGCGGCGGGCAAAAACAACGGGTACTGCTGGCTCGTGCATTGATCGGGCAGCCGGACTTGTTGATCTTAGACGACTCCTCCAGCGCATTGGATTACCATACCGATGCCAATCTGCGGAAAGCTTTGCGGACCCATTTCGTTTCAACAACGAAAATCCTGATCGCTCAACGGGTCAGCTCGATCCAACACGCGGATAAGATTTTGTTATTAAGCAAAGGAAAAATGATCGGCTATGGGACTCATGAGGAGCTCTTGGCTGAAAATGCGACGTATCAAGAAATCTACCAAGGACAGACAGGAGGGCAAGCCATTGAAGACTAA
- a CDS encoding ABC transporter ATP-binding protein produces MRRIKKSTKDRQEGKPLKTKDSRRGTLLRLWGYLYQFKWLLVLAVILTIASNLFALVGPLLSGYAIDAIQIGKGRVAFDKVFYYCSLMVGFYVASAILSYGISRLMIYLSQKIAFRLRKDLFEKIVSLPVGYFDQHQTGDIVSRMSYDIDTINTSLASDSVQVLSSLVTIIGSFVMMLVISPLMVTIFLVTVPASILLTRFLTKKFQPLFRKRSAELGELNGLTEELLSGEQTTKVYHQEETMIARFGKKNEEAMSAYYNAEYYGSMTGPSVNFINNVSLSLISILGAFLFLFGHLTLGKLSSFVLYSRKFSGPINELANIFSDLQSSIAAAERIFKLLDEEPEVQDVPHAHVFQKARREVRFDHVSFGYQANQPVINDLSFAVSAGSVVAIVGPTGAGKTTIVNLLMRFYDPDSGAIYLDGQNIKEATRSSLRKQYAMVLQDTWLFTGTIFENLTYGNDDATMADVLQATKAAHIHDFIMQLPKGYDTVMTEDGLAISQGQKQLLTIARAMLLNAELLILDEATSNVDTQTELQIQEAMGKLMIDKTSFIIAHRLSTIREADLILVVNDGNIVEQGTHEELLAKQGRYYQLHQAQFEH; encoded by the coding sequence ATGCGACGTATCAAGAAATCTACCAAGGACAGACAGGAGGGCAAGCCATTGAAGACTAAGGATTCACGCAGAGGCACACTGCTCCGTTTGTGGGGCTACCTGTATCAATTCAAATGGCTGTTGGTTTTGGCTGTCATTTTAACGATCGCCAGCAATCTTTTCGCCTTGGTCGGACCCCTGCTGTCTGGGTACGCCATTGACGCGATCCAGATCGGCAAAGGCCGCGTCGCCTTTGACAAAGTGTTCTACTATTGTAGTTTGATGGTCGGCTTTTACGTTGCCTCAGCGATCCTGAGCTACGGCATCAGCCGCTTGATGATCTATTTGAGCCAAAAAATCGCCTTTCGTCTGCGAAAGGATCTATTTGAAAAAATCGTTTCTTTGCCTGTCGGCTATTTCGATCAGCACCAGACGGGAGATATCGTCAGCCGCATGAGCTACGACATCGATACGATCAATACGTCACTAGCCAGTGACTCGGTCCAAGTGCTCAGCAGTTTAGTGACGATCATCGGTTCCTTCGTCATGATGCTGGTGATCTCGCCCCTGATGGTGACGATCTTCCTTGTGACGGTGCCCGCTTCGATTCTGTTGACGCGCTTTTTAACCAAAAAATTCCAGCCGTTATTCCGAAAACGTTCCGCCGAACTGGGGGAATTGAATGGACTGACTGAAGAGCTGTTGTCTGGTGAACAAACCACCAAAGTCTACCACCAGGAAGAGACAATGATCGCTCGCTTCGGCAAGAAAAACGAAGAAGCCATGTCCGCCTATTACAATGCCGAATACTACGGCAGTATGACGGGGCCTTCCGTCAACTTCATCAATAACGTTTCCTTGTCATTGATCAGTATCTTAGGTGCCTTCCTGTTTCTCTTTGGACACCTGACGTTAGGAAAATTGTCTTCCTTCGTGTTGTATTCACGGAAATTCTCTGGACCGATCAATGAGCTGGCAAACATCTTCAGCGACCTGCAATCCTCGATCGCCGCAGCCGAACGAATCTTCAAGCTGTTAGACGAAGAACCGGAAGTGCAAGATGTGCCCCACGCCCATGTGTTCCAAAAAGCCCGCAGAGAGGTCCGTTTCGACCATGTCTCCTTCGGCTATCAAGCGAATCAACCCGTGATCAACGACCTGTCCTTTGCTGTTTCAGCCGGCAGCGTCGTCGCGATCGTCGGACCAACAGGCGCTGGAAAAACGACGATCGTGAATTTGCTGATGCGCTTTTATGATCCCGACAGCGGCGCCATTTATTTAGATGGTCAGAACATCAAAGAAGCGACCCGCAGCAGCCTACGGAAGCAATACGCGATGGTCTTGCAGGATACGTGGCTCTTCACCGGAACGATTTTTGAGAATCTGACCTATGGAAACGACGACGCCACGATGGCGGATGTCCTCCAAGCAACCAAAGCCGCCCACATCCACGACTTTATCATGCAATTGCCAAAAGGCTACGATACGGTGATGACCGAGGATGGCTTGGCGATCTCTCAAGGGCAAAAGCAGCTATTAACGATCGCTCGGGCGATGCTTTTAAATGCCGAGCTGCTGATTTTAGATGAGGCAACCTCAAATGTCGATACGCAAACCGAATTGCAGATTCAAGAAGCCATGGGCAAGCTGATGATCGATAAGACTTCCTTCATCATCGCCCATCGCCTCTCCACGATTCGCGAAGCCGACCTAATCTTAGTGGTCAACGACGGCAATATCGTTGAACAAGGCACTCACGAAGAACTATTAGCCAAGCAAGGCCGCTATTACCAACTGCATCAAGCACAATTTGAACATTAA
- a CDS encoding VOC family protein produces MDYRGPMLVVKDMERSKAFYRKILEVAIVSDFGENVTFNGGLSLQTEESWIRFTGCGQEIFNYQSNTVEFYFETKDFDGFLERISGEELDFLRDVATMPWGQRVACFYDPDKHVIQVGEDLTVMVKRLSAEGMSVDELGEKRFLEKKWLKIC; encoded by the coding sequence ATGGACTATCGGGGACCAATGCTGGTAGTGAAGGATATGGAGCGGTCAAAGGCCTTCTATCGAAAGATTCTTGAGGTAGCGATCGTATCGGATTTTGGTGAGAATGTGACCTTCAACGGCGGCTTGTCGCTGCAAACGGAAGAATCTTGGATACGTTTCACTGGCTGTGGCCAAGAGATATTCAACTATCAGAGCAACACGGTGGAATTTTATTTTGAGACGAAGGACTTTGACGGATTTCTTGAACGGATCAGCGGCGAGGAGCTGGATTTTTTACGAGACGTCGCAACGATGCCTTGGGGGCAGCGAGTGGCGTGCTTCTATGATCCAGATAAGCATGTGATCCAAGTTGGCGAGGATCTGACGGTCATGGTGAAACGGCTATCCGCTGAGGGAATGTCCGTGGATGAATTAGGGGAAAAACGTTTCTTGGAAAAGAAATGGTTGAAAATATGTTAA